Genomic DNA from Chitinispirillum alkaliphilum:
TGACCGGGATTGGTATAGTAATGCAGTTGAGCGGAAACTTAAAGATCTCGGTATCGAACTGTAATAACGCTCAATTGATATCAATACGGGTGATACTCTCCCCATCACAGGTAAAGCATATGGTACCATCCAGATCAGTCCGATAAATTGTCACGGCTTCATCTTCAAGCCTGTCCAAAACTTCCTCATGTGGATGTCCGTATATATTTCCATCGCCACACATAATTACAGCTATATCAGGATTTACCGCCCGTAAAAATTCTTTCGATGTTGATTCTCTGCTACCATGTTTGGCAACTTTAAGAACTGTACTACCAAGATTTTCATATCTGCTCATTATCTCTTGTTCCGCTTTTTTTTCAATATCTGCGGTAAATAGAAAACTGTTCTCACCATTTATTAATCTTAGAACAATAGCAGAGTTGTTCAGATCCCTTGTTGGGGTTACAGGGTGCAAAATATTCAGTTCAGATGTTTCTCCCAATTGTCGCACCATTTCAGCCCGTCCCTTTGTTACGCTTATCTCATTTCTTTCTATAACTTGAAGATAATCCTTATAGGTCACAGTCGTATGTGACAACCCGGGGTCTATAAGTTCCAAAACAGGAACAGTGTTCAATATACTTATTAAACCACCGATATGATCGGCATGAGGATGAGTAGCTAT
This window encodes:
- a CDS encoding Late competence protein ComEC, DNA transport, with product MRITTILTLLCFYLQPMSAPAKELEGFDSISVCFIDVGQGDCILIRSETKNVLIDAGERRAAGKVHNFLQSENVDTLHIVIATHPHADHIGGLISILNTVPVLELIDPGLSHTTVTYKDYLQVIERNEISVTKGRAEMVRQLGETSELNILHPVTPTRDLNNSAIVLRLINGENSFLFTADIEKKAEQEIMSRYENLGSTVLKVAKHGSRESTSKEFLRAVNPDIAVIMCGDGNIYGHPHEEVLDRLEDEAVTIYRTDLDGTICFTCDGESITRIDIN